agctatccttaatataaataaaattaataataagataatatattttattaaataaaaaaactatctagacttagaaaatatataaaaactattaaaataccttattaatatataataccttttaaaggacttctattaataatattaaaagaaggaataaaaataatattctagttaataatatctatagcactaataagctatatagctattatagcctctaattCTACCCTCTCGGCCTTATCTAACTTATCTAATAAGTTTAgaccctaatatattattactatgccttacttataaatttaCTTCTTTTAGCGACATAAATACATTAGGCAAGAGAGCTACTTATTTACCTActactataaggtaattaactctttcttggccttttcctccttaagcttaagatagtacttcttagctataaggcaGGATACTATTAGATAGGTTAGTAGGGGAAGGAAAATACTAAGCTAAATTATACTTACTAATAGAAACTAATACttctaagctattataagcataaccttaatagatatactctaaataataagatatacccttaagtatcttatattatagatatttttaggtataatttaaataaggcataactttaaagcctatttctttaattagtttaaataaataataacgaCGCATAGtagattaagattttatttttaatatactattagtatcGCTAGAGTATTTAAGGAAGaaggttttaataaactaggAAAAGTTAGGCGATTAACTTTAtaggccttaaggataagacctaatagagaggagatattatattataacctaataaaatacttattatataactaagggaagacttattattacttactaaTCAAGGCATAATTACCCCTAggagctaagtaattatggtaattactttataattacttataattacttatataattactctaaTTAACCTCTTGGGATAAGTAATCAGAGGAAAaacccctaagtatatagaatatatttattatactctcttatatagtaattaccttagctattaatataacttagttatacttaatacctttaagtatattactagacgtgacTTATACCTActattgcttagactatgcctagcactctctgctaatataaacctagcacgactggtttatcccttgggaatacacGATCGTTATAGTAacaataagttttttatccCGGGCCTCTAGAAACCGCCGGAAAAGCTCGTCCTTGAGGTCTAGCTAGTGGGGGGAATATCTTTGTTTCTTGATGTTAAGGATAGCCTCTTTATCTCGCTTCTAAtggtatattataaacttaggaatTAGGAACTAAATTATGGCTTCTCTAGCTAGTAGATGATGATAACTATTGATAGAAAAGTAGTGATTTAGATCGTATATCCTATGATGCTCTAGGAACATAAGGACCTCGACTTTCTTGCGTGGTGAGTATGTATTCTTATGGCGTTATAGTGGCTTTAGAGGAGTATATTTCTAATGGGATAgtggcttcttctttggtCTTAATTTCCGGggcataatattaattaaccgCTCTATAAGTGTTATTTTTACTAAAAAACGGggttataatagctttatatcggataaaaaaataagtgaTTTATATTAGAAGGGGGAAAATCCCTCAATATTGCAAAACCCTTATCTGATATTGCGGGGAAGAGCCTCGAGAGTTcgttattatatactaactatatGAGGAATAGAACCTGCATGAAGTAGGGGTGCTAGGACCCACCAGGTTTTGTTAATTTGTCGAGTCGATACGGTATGCCTGGCAAGAGCCTGCTTTGGACGTGCATTGGTGGATGTGACGCCCTGCATACTGCACTTTCGCCCTGCTTATTACGAACAGTGCTGTTATTTTCAACCCCCTTGTCATTTCCCCCCCTCCCACCTCACAAATTTTCTCAGTCTTTCCCCTCACTGTTGTTCTGAACCGTTCGTGGCCTTTTCGCAATATATTCAACTACAACTGGGCGAGGTTGTACACTGTCGGTTGTGTGCCTCGCCATTATTGCCACTCTTCGCTATTCATCATGGAACACAGCAACTCCAACCATGTGGGATCCATGGCCGCAGCAGGCTCCGCGCGGATTCAAATCGGCAATAACTCCACAATCAACAACACGACAAACAACTACTCccaagatgatgacgagaaATACCTGGCGGCATTGTCCTTAACTGATCCTCGCCAGGACAAGAGTCGTATCGAACAGACTAATGGCGACCTGTTGAAGGAAGCATACCTATGGGTCCTGCAAAATCCTGAGTTTCAGCGTTGGCGGGAGACAAGCGAGGGTCAGCCGCTCCTTTGGATCAGGGGCGACCCTGGCAAGGGAAAGACAATGCTGCTCTCAGGCATCATTAATGAACTGAAACCTTCTACAAGATTGAAAGATCCGACACGCAGAACAGATCCGACGAGTCAAACGTCACTGTCCTACTTCTTCTGTCAGGCAACCAACCCAGGCCTCAACAATGCCACAGCAGTTCTGCGAGGCCTGGTATACCTCCTGGTGGACCAACATCCCAATCTTCTCTCTCATGTACGCGGCAAATTACCCCTAGATCCTGGACACTGGAACTCGGGTGTCGCCATCAGAGCTATCTTTCTTGAGATACTGCAGGATCAATCTCTCCAGAACGTTATTCTTATCGTCGACGCCCTGGATGAGTGCGAGACAGATATGAGGTTTCTTCTCGAGGTCATCACTGCAACCATGTCGCATCAAGTCAGATGGCTTGTGAGCAGTCGCAACATCCGTATGATAGAGACGATCCTAACACAAGCTCAGACAAAAGTTGTCCTGTCTCTGGAGCTCAACGCACAATCGGTTGGTCAAGCTATCAGCGAGTACATCCAGCACCGGATGGGCCGACTGGGTTCTAGGATCAACCTCAACGACGACGAATTGAGGTCTACGTCAAGCTATCTGTATGAGAATGCACATGGCACATTTCTGTGGGTGGCATTGGTCTGTCGACAACTTGAAACCTGCAACGATTGGGAAGTGAAGGACCTCCTTGAGCGACCCCCCCAGGGCCTGAACGAGCTGTACGAGAGAATGATGCAGAGAACCAAGCACTCAATCAGTGCAAATCTCTACGTTGGGATTCTTTCCTTCGTCTTCACTGCTTATCGTCCAATTACCTTTTCGGAGCTGGCGATCATTAAGGACCTACCCAGAAGCGAAGCAATGGTTCCAAATATAATCATGGAATGCGGCGGCTTTCTGACTTCCAGGGGCGGTGTCATTTACCTTGTCCATCAGTCGGCAAAAGATTTCTTGGCCAAGCAACAGGACATACTTTTCCCCTCTGGTCTCACCCAACACCATCTCGGACTTTTTGACACCTGTCTCAACAGCCTTGACGTCCTTAGAATGGATATGTATGACCAAGTTTATCCTGGAGTTTCGGTCCACGAAgcccgccgctgccgccctGAACCCGACCCTTTGCCTGGCCTCTCCTACTCTTCCGAGTTCTGGGCTCATCATCTACGTGATGCTCGGCCCATCCGCGCCCAAGAAATATCGAACTACAACAAAGCCCATCAATTCATTGCCCACAAGTTCCTGTTCTGGGTGGAGGCACTCAGCCTGCTCAACAGCTCACCGGCAGCGATGGAAACTCTGCAAATTCTCAAGGACCTACCACTCGTACGTTTACGTCCGCTCATGTACTTGCCCGGTTTTGTGTAATTCTAATGTGTGAAAAGGGTGACGAGGCATTAGCACTTGTTGAAGACGCTCGGAGATTTTTCCTCTACTTCAGGCCCATTATCGAACGGTATCCCCTCCAGATATACGCGTCTGGCCTAATATTCAGTCCGGAAGAGAGCTTAATACGTCACCACTTTGAACACTGCAGCCCCAAGTTTGTGGCCAAGAAGCCTCGAGTCGACGCACAATGGCACCCATACTTTAGCACCTCTGGATGGGATTGCGACCTGATATTTTCGCCAGACAACAAGTCAGTGGTGACGACGAGTATCAGTCGAGTGACTAAATGGAATGTCAGCGACGGCATGGAGATCATGAGCGCTCGCTGTGATTGGTTGAAGTTCATAACACCGTCGCCAGACCTGAATTTGTTTGCTGGTGTGACCACCCGTCAACAATCTTCCCGTGTTCAAGTCCATATTGGTCTCCAGGTTCGCAGCTTGGAGTCAAACAATATCAAATGGAGCAGAAAGCTTGACAATCGCCAAGTCAGGGGGATGAAGTTTTCGCCCGACAGCCAGTGGTTGGCAGTGTGCTTCGACAAAGAGTTAGTGCTTTGGGGGGTTGAAAAGAATACCTGTAAAAGGTGGCGCTTCGAGATTTCCCATCAACCCGACCGATGTGGTATCGAATTCTCTTCAGACGGTGCCCTGGTTGCAATCTTTGAGGACAAGTACGGTCTTCTGACCCAGTTATCTCATCCAGGGCCGGGCTccaactataacaaagaacgcACTGAGGACAAGTTCAAAACCTCGGCGAGTAACGTGATCCTGGATGTCCGAACGGGCGAGCAGCGCAGGAACCCTCCCAATGAAGATATTGGGTTCATCAGGTCTATGATATTTACCCCCAACACTTACGAGATCATGATGTGCTGCGAGAACGGCGTATGGTCTTGGGATATCGTCGGGGGGGAATGCCAAGAATGGCTCGGATTCGGTGACCTGATCTGGGACATCGCCTCTTCACATGATGCCTCCTGGATCGCCGCGGTGTCAGGTTCAAAAGTTTTCGTATACGGAAGGCAGAACCAGGAATTGCTACAACATTTTCAAATACCATCGGGGTTTGGCATTTCTTCAATCGCTGTGTCTTTTGACGATCAGCAGCTTGCGGTGTACGCCGGCGAAACAGTCTGGGTCTATGATACTCCATCCCCATTGTCTAAGCAAACTTGCTTTGACCGTGTTGCCGTTTTGAAAGTGTTTATTTCTAACAACAGACGTTTGATGGCTTTGGCCCTTGAAAGGAAGATCCAGGTACTGGATGCAACCACAGGTACCCAGCTATGCGAGTTCGACATGCCTTGGTTCTGGGACGCCCAGTCCTTGGAACGTTGG
This region of Fusarium falciforme chromosome 5, complete sequence genomic DNA includes:
- a CDS encoding NACHT domain-containing protein, coding for MEHSNSNHVGSMAAAGSARIQIGNNSTINNTTNNYSQDDDEKYLAALSLTDPRQDKSRIEQTNGDLLKEAYLWVLQNPEFQRWRETSEGQPLLWIRGDPGKGKTMLLSGIINELKPSTRLKDPTRRTDPTSQTSLSYFFCQATNPGLNNATAVLRGLVYLLVDQHPNLLSHVRGKLPLDPGHWNSGVAIRAIFLEILQDQSLQNVILIVDALDECETDMRFLLEVITATMSHQVRWLVSSRNIRMIETILTQAQTKVVLSLELNAQSVGQAISEYIQHRMGRLGSRINLNDDELRSTSSYLYENAHGTFLWVALVCRQLETCNDWEVKDLLERPPQGLNELGGVIYLVHQSAKDFLAKQQDILFPSGLTQHHLGLFDTCLNSLDVLRMDMYDQVYPGVSVHEARRCRPEPDPLPGLSYSSEFWAHHLRDARPIRAQEISNYNKAHQFIAHKFLFWVEALSLLNSSPAAMETLQILKDLPLGDEALALVEDARRFFLYFRPIIERYPLQIYASGLIFSPEESLIRHHFEHCSPKFVAKKPRVDAQWHPYFSTSGWDCDLIFSPDNNDGMEIMSARCDWLKFITPSPDLNLFAGVTTRQQSSRVQVHIGLQVRSLESNNIKWSRKLDNRQVRGMKFSPDSQWLAVCFDKELVLWGVEKNTCKRWRFEISHQPDRCGIEFSSDGALVAIFEDKYGLLTQLSHPGPGSNYNKERTEDKFKTSASNVILDVRTGEQRRNPPNEDIGFIRSMIFTPNTYEIMMCCENGVWSWDIVGGECQEWLGFGDLIWDIASSHDASWIAAVSGSKVFVYGRQNQELLQHFQIPSGFGISSIAVSFDDQQLAVKLALTVLPF